One window of Candidatus Mycobacterium wuenschmannii genomic DNA carries:
- a CDS encoding alpha,alpha-trehalose-phosphate synthase (UDP-forming), with translation MPRAGGKGAKAPTSGVSDFVVVANRLPIDMERLADGTTRWKRSPGGLVTALEPLLRRRRGAWIGWPGVVDDDVDVVDEPIVEEDLELHTVRLSAEDVEEYYEGFSNAALWPLYHDVIVKPIYHREWWDRYVDVNRRFAAAAARAAANGAIVWVQDYQLQLVPAMLRELRPDLTIGFFLHIPFPPVELFMQMPWRSEIVKGLLGADLVGFHLAGGAQNFLFLARRLLGANTSRGSVGVRSKFGEVHLDDRTVRVGAFPISIDSADLDQKGRDRNIRKRAKEIRSEIGDPRKIMLGVDRLDYTKGIDVRLKALAELLAEGRIKGDDTALVQLATPSRERVESYQKLREDIERQVGHINGEYGEVGRPVVHYLHRPVPRDELISFFVAADVMLVTPLRDGMNLVAKEYVACRSDLGGALVLSEFTGAAAELTQAYLVNPHDLEGVKDAIEAAVNQPDDEGRRRMRALRRQVLAHDVDKWARSFLDALAAGRPANS, from the coding sequence GTGCCGCGCGCAGGAGGCAAGGGTGCGAAAGCCCCTACCTCCGGTGTGTCCGACTTCGTCGTAGTCGCCAACCGGCTGCCGATCGACATGGAGCGCCTGGCCGACGGCACGACACGCTGGAAGCGCAGCCCCGGCGGCCTGGTCACCGCGCTGGAGCCGTTGTTGCGGCGGCGCCGCGGGGCCTGGATCGGCTGGCCCGGAGTTGTTGATGACGACGTCGATGTCGTGGACGAGCCCATCGTCGAGGAGGATCTCGAACTCCACACCGTGCGGCTGTCCGCGGAGGACGTCGAGGAGTATTACGAGGGCTTCTCCAACGCTGCGCTGTGGCCGCTGTATCACGACGTCATCGTCAAGCCGATCTATCACCGGGAGTGGTGGGACCGCTACGTCGACGTGAATCGCCGGTTCGCCGCCGCAGCCGCCCGCGCCGCCGCGAACGGCGCGATCGTCTGGGTGCAGGACTATCAGCTGCAACTGGTTCCCGCGATGCTGCGCGAACTTCGACCCGATCTGACCATCGGGTTTTTTCTGCACATCCCGTTCCCGCCGGTCGAGCTGTTCATGCAGATGCCGTGGCGCAGCGAGATCGTCAAGGGCCTACTGGGCGCGGACCTGGTGGGCTTCCACCTCGCCGGCGGGGCGCAGAACTTCCTGTTTCTGGCCCGACGGCTGCTGGGGGCGAACACCTCCCGCGGTTCGGTCGGGGTGCGGTCGAAATTCGGCGAGGTACACCTCGACGACCGCACGGTTCGGGTGGGGGCCTTCCCGATCTCCATCGACTCGGCCGACCTCGACCAGAAGGGCCGCGACCGCAATATCCGGAAGCGGGCCAAGGAGATCCGTTCCGAGATCGGCGACCCACGCAAGATCATGTTGGGCGTCGACCGGTTGGACTACACCAAGGGCATCGACGTGCGGCTCAAAGCGCTCGCCGAACTGCTCGCCGAGGGCCGAATCAAGGGCGACGACACCGCGCTGGTCCAGCTCGCCACCCCCAGCCGTGAGCGGGTCGAGAGCTACCAGAAGCTACGTGAGGACATCGAGCGCCAGGTGGGGCACATCAACGGCGAATACGGTGAGGTCGGCCGCCCGGTGGTGCATTACCTGCACCGCCCGGTGCCGCGCGACGAACTAATCTCCTTCTTCGTGGCCGCCGACGTCATGCTGGTGACCCCGCTGCGGGACGGCATGAACCTGGTGGCCAAGGAGTACGTGGCCTGCCGCAGCGACCTCGGGGGCGCGCTGGTGCTCAGCGAATTCACCGGTGCCGCAGCCGAACTCACGCAGGCCTACCTGGTCAACCCGCACGACCTCGAAGGGGTCAAGGACGCGATCGAGGCGGCGGTCAACCAACCCGACGACGAGGGTCGGCGCCGGATGCGCGCCCTGCGGCGCCAGGTGCTGGCTCACGACGTCGACAAGTGGGCGCGGTCCTTCCTCGACGCGCTGGCCGCGGGGCGTCCGGCAAACAGCTGA
- a CDS encoding mammalian cell entry protein produces the protein MRWVIAAAVSLLTTVFVGLAALGGFFYWQRVETRGAQAARAALPSLAAKEIPQVLGYDYQTVERSMDEVYPRLTPAYREVFKKQVNKDIIPEARKRHVVSQVDIAGVGVMTAQRDSASLLVYVNSTWTDNTNPNPNPDTNPAVYTGSRVRVDYQRIDGEWLINYIQPI, from the coding sequence ATGCGGTGGGTGATTGCCGCCGCGGTGAGCCTACTGACCACCGTCTTCGTCGGCTTGGCCGCGCTCGGCGGCTTTTTCTACTGGCAACGCGTCGAGACTCGCGGCGCACAGGCGGCGCGCGCGGCGCTTCCGTCGTTGGCGGCCAAGGAGATTCCGCAGGTACTCGGGTACGACTATCAGACCGTCGAGCGCAGCATGGACGAGGTCTATCCGCGGCTCACTCCTGCCTACCGCGAGGTATTCAAGAAGCAGGTCAACAAGGACATCATCCCGGAAGCGCGCAAACGGCACGTGGTCAGTCAGGTCGACATCGCCGGCGTGGGAGTCATGACGGCGCAACGGGACTCGGCCTCGCTGCTGGTGTATGTCAACTCCACCTGGACTGACAACACGAATCCCAATCCCAATCCGGATACCAATCCAGCCGTGTACACCGGTAGCCGGGTGCGTGTCGACTATCAACGCATCGACGGCGAGTGGCTGATCAACTACATCCAGCCGATCTAG
- a CDS encoding mammalian cell entry protein, translating to MTDGEPETRAPRRRASRPAGPHGGEAATAAVPVASPPTPAKRQNRPLGPPPRRPANGTRVGLIALVAGLIGIALLAVGVGFEIHGQRQADDKLARSQRFVDTATQLIVNMFSYNQDNIDQSVARFVDGTSGPLRSMLNPNAENLKAIFRHTDATSEAVLNGAALESVDDVSDNASVLVAFRVTVTTRDGVNKPSEAYRMRVIVHEDENGRMTVDDLKYPNGGN from the coding sequence GTGACCGATGGCGAACCGGAGACGCGCGCCCCGCGGAGGCGGGCTTCCCGGCCGGCGGGCCCGCACGGCGGTGAGGCGGCCACCGCAGCCGTCCCGGTAGCTTCCCCGCCCACTCCGGCGAAGCGGCAGAACAGGCCCCTCGGCCCGCCGCCGCGACGGCCGGCGAACGGCACGCGAGTCGGGTTGATTGCATTGGTGGCCGGCCTGATTGGGATCGCGCTACTGGCGGTGGGCGTGGGCTTCGAGATCCACGGTCAGCGACAGGCAGACGACAAGCTGGCGAGGAGTCAGCGCTTCGTCGACACCGCCACCCAGTTGATCGTCAACATGTTCAGCTACAACCAGGACAACATCGACCAGAGCGTGGCCCGGTTCGTCGACGGCACCAGCGGTCCGCTGCGCAGCATGCTGAATCCGAACGCCGAGAACCTGAAAGCCATTTTCCGCCATACCGATGCGACGTCCGAGGCGGTGCTCAACGGCGCCGCGCTGGAAAGCGTCGACGACGTCAGCGACAACGCATCGGTGTTGGTGGCCTTCCGGGTCACCGTCACCACCAGAGACGGCGTCAACAAACCCTCAGAGGCCTACCGGATGCGGGTCATCGTGCACGAAGACGAGAACGGCCGGATGACTGTCGACGATCTGAAGTACCCAAACGGGGGCAATTGA